The Rhodothermales bacterium DNA window GACGTCGATGGCACGCTTCACGAACCGGTCGGGGTTCTTCCGGCTGATCTGCACCATCGAGCTGGGCTGGAGTAACCTCATTTCCTCGATGACGTCGAGGATGAGGTACGTCAGCTCGTTGACGCCGTCCGACCCGTCGGACTTGACACCGCCCACGTTGATCAGGCAGAAGTCCGTGTACGTTGCGCTTTCCCGTGCGGTAACGCCCACCTTCGGGGGTGCGGGCTGGTTGTTGAACTTGATCCAGAACGCCTGCAGAAGTTCACGCGCCTGATCCTGAGTGAGTGTTCCGGCCGCGATCTCTCTCTGATAGAAAGGGTAGAGGTGCTGGTCGAGGCGCCCGGGATTGAACGAGTCCCACGTGTTGAGCTCGGTGATCACACCCAGATGCACGAACCAGTAGTACTGCAGCGCCTCCCGAAACGTGCGCGGGGCATGAGCGGGAACGCGACTGCACGTCTCCGCGATTGTCGTCAGCTCGGACTTGCGTTCCGCGTTCGGTTCATTCGCAGCCAGTTCACGTGCTTTCGCCGCGTGTCGTTGCGCGAACCGCACGATAGCGTCCGCCGCGATCGACATGGCCTGAAGTTGATCTCGTTTCTGTAAAGCGCGTGGATCTTCCAGGAAGTCGATCGACGAGAGGCTCTCTCTGATGTCGTTCTTGAAATCCAGAAAACCTCTTCGATAGATCTTGTCATCGAGTACCGTATGGCCCGGTGCACGCTGCTCCATGAACTCGGTGAAGACTCCGGCGCCGTAGGCGGCCTTCCATTCGTCGTCGAGAGCATTGAAGATCCGATCTCGAATCGAGCGTCCCTTCCAGAACGGAAGCAACGTATCTCCGGTCACGCGCCGCGTGTGCTGGTCTACGGCGTACGGGATCTTGTCGCGATCATTGAGGATGTCGAGATCGTCAAGCGTGTGCGTGCAGATCTCGGGATACGACGGCGTCGACTTCGGACGCGGTCCTCGCTCACCGACGATGAGTTCACCCTGATCGATGAATATCTCTTTGTGATCGAGAATGTGAGCGAACGCCAGGGCTCGCGCTTCGGGTACCGACGTTCGATCCGGAACACCGGTCTTGTAGAACTCCGTGATCAGCTCGGCTCGCTCTGACGAAAGATGAGGCTTCGCGTCGAGGCTCTTCTGCCGGAGTGTTCGGATTCGTTCGTTCATAGTCATCCGCCGATTTTGACATCCAGGTCGTGCCCGGAAAAAAGAGTCCGGATCGCCTGTAATTCGTCGGGCGTTTGTTTCTGAAGATGGTCCATTGGATCGGTCTTTCCGAACCGACGATACTTGTCTCGTGCAATCGTGTTGTAGGGTAGCAGGTGCAAATCCGTGACACCGTCCATTGAGTCTACCAGACTTCTGATGTCCGTCAGGTTCGTGGTCGTGTCTGTAATACCGGGAATGAGAGGTACCCGGATAATAACGTGCGCACTCGCATCGTGCAGGCGCTTCAGGTTTTCTATGATCTGGTCGTTGCTCACACCGGTACGCAGCCGATGCTGCTCATCATCCACGATCTTGAGGTCGTAGAGGAACAGGTCGGTCTCCGGCAGCAGTGGTTCGATATCCGACCATGCCGCATGGCCGGAGGTGTCGATTGCGGTCTGGATGTTTCGGCTTCGACACCCACTCAGAAGTGCGCCCAGAAAAGCCGGTTGCATGAGCGGTTCGCCGCCGGAGAACGTGACACCGCCTCCCGACTGATCATAGAAGATCACGTCCTTTTCGATTTCCGACAGACACCTTTCGGCCGTCACCTCTTTTCCAACGACTCCCGGCTCGTCTGGTCGCAGCCAGCGCGCACACCGATGATACCCGTTCATCGGAAGTGCCTCGGGGCGGTGGCGCCGGCTCTCCGGATTGTGGCACCACTGGCAATTGAGCGGGCATCCCTTGAAAAAAACCGTCGTACGGATTCCCGGCCCGTCGTGAACTGCAAAGCGCTTAACATCGAATATGATGCCGGACTGGCTCATGGGCCGGGATGGCGGTGTGTAATGGTACCGGAAGAATCTACTGTGTCGATCGCAAACACTAATGACGCATTTCGGGACCGGACGCGAAACGGGTTGATACCTGCGCGACGTGCGATGGATTCCCTTACGGTGATGGCGACGTCACTCGCGGATATGACCGTCGCCGATGACGATCCATTTGTATGTCGTCAGCTCCTCGAGCCCCATGGGCCCGCGAGCGTGCAGTTTCTGAGTGCTTACGGCCACCTCTGCACCGAGGCCGAACTCACCGCCGTCCGTGAAGCGTGTGCTCGCGTTCACATAAACGGCTGCGGAGTTCACTTCGGAGATAAATCGCTCCGCGTTGGTCTGGCTGTTGGTAAGAATGCTGTCGGAGTGCTCGGTGCTGTGTGCCTGTATGTGAGCGATGGCGTCGTCGATGTGTCCAACGATGCGCACTCCCAACACCAGCGACAGCCACTCCCGATCGAAGTCATCCGGACCCGCTTCGGTCACATTCACTTGTCCCCCGAGCTTCTTGAGCATCGCGAAGGCTTCCTCCTCGGCACGGATCTCGACGCCGCTGTCGGCCAGTCGACTTGCGACCGCCGGGAGCACAGTACCGGCCACCGATCGATGCACAAGAAGTGTGTCCAGAGCATTACATACACTGGGCCGTTGCACCTTCGCGTTCTCCACAATATCAACGGCCCGATCGAGGTCTGCGCTCTCGTCAATGAAAATGTGACAGATGCCCATTCCGCCCGTGATAACGGGGATTGTGCTCTGTTTGCGGCATAGCTGATGCAGTCGCGCCCCGCCGCGTGGTACGATCATGTCGACGTAATCGTCGAGTTGGAGCAATTCGGTTACAAGAGCGCGATCGGGGTCGTCGATGTACTGTACGGTGTCGACGGGAAGTCCAGCCGAATCAAGGGCATCTCGGATCACGTTCGTCAGTGCCATGTTGCTGCGAATCGTCTCGCTTCCACCGCGAAGGATGACCGTGTTGCCCGTCTTTACGCACAGTGTTGCGATATCAATGGTCACGTTGGGCCGAGCCTCGTAGATCACGCCGAGGACTCCGATTGGCACACGCCGTTTCGTGAGGCGGAGGCCATTGGGCAGGATGCGGCTCTCGATGTCACGTCCAACCGGATCGGGGAGGTCGATGATTTTGCGGGTGTCACGGGCTAGCCCCGTAACGCGTACCTCATCCAGCAGGAGTCGATCAAGCAGAGCGTCATTCAAGCCGTTGGCTCGCGCCTTATCGACGTCGGCGGCGTTTTCTGTAAGGATCTCTCGCGTGTTCTTCTCGATAGCCGTCGCGATCGCCTCGAGCGCGTCATTCTTCTTCCGCGTTCCCACGGAGGACAGTACACGCGACGCCGCACGAGCACGCTGGCCCAGGAGTTCGAGTTTTGTTGTCGTCACTTGATTCATATCGGTATATCAGAGCACGATCATGTCGTTTCGGTGGACTACGACAGGTCCGAATGCATAACCCAGAATATCCTGAATCCCGTCCGAGTGGGCACCTGCTATGCGATGTGCTTCCACAGATCCGTAGCGTGAAATCCCGATGGCGATCTCCTTTCCACCTGCATCGGCGATCGCCACCGGATCGCCCCGATCGAATGCGCCCGTGATGTTGGATATACCTGCCGGTAGCAGGCTGCTTCCGTCGGTGATCAGCGCGCGCGCCGCACCCTCGTCGACAATGATACGTCCGTCCGGACGCGAACCCGCGAGTATTCGTTTCTTCCGCTGTTCGAGGGGGCTTTCACGGGCTCGGAACACGGTCCCGACCGGCTCTCGCCGCGCAGCGCGAAGGATGACGTTCGCCGTGTGCCCTGAGGCGATAATCACGTCGGCCCCTGCTCTGCGCGCGGTATCGGCTGCTTCCAGCTTGGTCACCATGCCACCCACGCCCAGGCCCGAAGTGCTCGTACCGGCGAGTCTCTTCAGCGTATCGTCGATCGCCTGTACTTCGGGAATGAGTTCGGCCTCCGGGTTCTTCGCGGGGTCGGACGTGAAAAGGCCTTGCTGATCGGTTAGCAGCAGCAGAAGATCGGCCTCCGCTACCAGACCGACGAGCGCCGACAGATTGTCGTTGTCACCGACTCGAATCTCGGCTGTTGCGACAGCGTCATTCTCGTTCACGATGGGTACGATTCGGTGCTCAAGAAGGGTGAGCAGGGTGTCTCGAGCGTTCAGGAAACTCAGGCGGTGGCCGATGTCCGCGCGCGTTAACAGAACCTGCCCAACGGGAATGTCAAAAAGGTCGAACAGGCTCTCCCAGGCTCGGATCAAAGAAGACTGGCCAACCGCGGCAAGCATCTGCTTCTCGGAGATAGATGACTCATGGCCATGATATCGCAGCTTCTCGCGTCCTGCGGCAATCGCTCCCGAGGAACATATGATGAGGTCCAATCCCTGACGATGAAGATCAGCGGACTGGCGGACGAGCTCGACCATGTGCGAGCGATCCAACTTGTCAGTTCCGCTGGTCAGAACACTGGTTCCAACCTTGACAATGATCCTCTTGTACATATGCGGTGATGTGCTTCAGGGTGGCTGGCAGTGCCCCCGATAACCCCTTCCGGGGCAAGATAGGGCCATCGGGCGGCCATGTCACAGACAAACGCTGCATACCCGGACGCCTGCGCTGCCGCTGGAATTGCTGCGACTGGATCAGGTGTATCCCGAAAGAATTCCGGATCGTGAACATTCAAATTGCATTTTCCGATCCGCAGGTGTAATAACGTTTAGACCAGACGCTTACACTTTTCAGGAGAGATCCATAATGGCCAGTGCTTACATCAGCCGAACATACCGTGGCACGACGATTGTCGCGCTGCTAGCTCTCCTCTGCATGCCGACAGCGCCACGTGTCCTGGGTCAGGACGCCGCTGATGTTGTCGTTGTTCGAGCCGGCCGCATGCTCGACGTGAACACCGGCCGAGTGATTTCGA harbors:
- a CDS encoding glutamate-5-semialdehyde dehydrogenase, yielding MNQVTTTKLELLGQRARAASRVLSSVGTRKKNDALEAIATAIEKNTREILTENAADVDKARANGLNDALLDRLLLDEVRVTGLARDTRKIIDLPDPVGRDIESRILPNGLRLTKRRVPIGVLGVIYEARPNVTIDIATLCVKTGNTVILRGGSETIRSNMALTNVIRDALDSAGLPVDTVQYIDDPDRALVTELLQLDDYVDMIVPRGGARLHQLCRKQSTIPVITGGMGICHIFIDESADLDRAVDIVENAKVQRPSVCNALDTLLVHRSVAGTVLPAVASRLADSGVEIRAEEEAFAMLKKLGGQVNVTEAGPDDFDREWLSLVLGVRIVGHIDDAIAHIQAHSTEHSDSILTNSQTNAERFISEVNSAAVYVNASTRFTDGGEFGLGAEVAVSTQKLHARGPMGLEELTTYKWIVIGDGHIRE
- the proB gene encoding glutamate 5-kinase, with protein sequence MYKRIIVKVGTSVLTSGTDKLDRSHMVELVRQSADLHRQGLDLIICSSGAIAAGREKLRYHGHESSISEKQMLAAVGQSSLIRAWESLFDLFDIPVGQVLLTRADIGHRLSFLNARDTLLTLLEHRIVPIVNENDAVATAEIRVGDNDNLSALVGLVAEADLLLLLTDQQGLFTSDPAKNPEAELIPEVQAIDDTLKRLAGTSTSGLGVGGMVTKLEAADTARRAGADVIIASGHTANVILRAARREPVGTVFRARESPLEQRKKRILAGSRPDGRIIVDEGAARALITDGSSLLPAGISNITGAFDRGDPVAIADAGGKEIAIGISRYGSVEAHRIAGAHSDGIQDILGYAFGPVVVHRNDMIVL
- a CDS encoding glycyl-radical enzyme activating protein codes for the protein MSQSGIIFDVKRFAVHDGPGIRTTVFFKGCPLNCQWCHNPESRRHRPEALPMNGYHRCARWLRPDEPGVVGKEVTAERCLSEIEKDVIFYDQSGGGVTFSGGEPLMQPAFLGALLSGCRSRNIQTAIDTSGHAAWSDIEPLLPETDLFLYDLKIVDDEQHRLRTGVSNDQIIENLKRLHDASAHVIIRVPLIPGITDTTTNLTDIRSLVDSMDGVTDLHLLPYNTIARDKYRRFGKTDPMDHLQKQTPDELQAIRTLFSGHDLDVKIGG